In Gossypium arboreum isolate Shixiya-1 chromosome 5, ASM2569848v2, whole genome shotgun sequence, a single genomic region encodes these proteins:
- the LOC108465215 gene encoding uncharacterized protein LOC108465215 — MALYEALYGRTCHTPTCWIELGERRILGPKLIFDTEDKVKLIRDRLKEASDRQKSYADLKRKEIKYSIGDYVFLKVSPSKKILRFGRKAKLSLRFIGPYRILKHVGLVTCQLELPPKLDRIHDVFHISMLRRYCSDPLQIVLVEEIEVRPDLTIEEEPVQILEHDVKVLRKKSVPLVKCFGVITA, encoded by the coding sequence atggcactaTATGAGGCGTTATATGGTCGTACGTGTCATACTCCTACCTGTTGGATTGAATTGGGTGAGCGGCGAATTCTGGGGCCGAAATTAATTTTCGATACAGAAGACAAGGTAAAGTTGATTCGAGATCGGCTAAAGGAAGCATCCGATaggcagaaatcttatgcagacctaaAGCGTAAAGAGATAAAGTACTCGATAGGggattatgtctttcttaaagtcTCACCATCAAAGAAAATTTTGAGGTTTGGGCGGAAAGCCAAGCTTAGccttaggtttattgggccttatcgaatacTTAAGCATGTAGGACTGGTCACTTGTCAACTTGAGTTGCCTCCAAAGCTGGATaggattcatgacgtgtttcataTTTCAATGTTGAGGAGGTACTGTTCTGATCCCTTGCAAATCGTGTTAGTTGAGGAAATTGAGGTTAGGCCTGATTTGACTATCGAGGAAGAACCAGTACAGATATTGGAGCATGATGTTAAAGTATTGAGAAAGAAATCGGTTCCACTGGTCAAATGCTTTGGAGTAATCACGGCTTAG